In Caulobacter segnis ATCC 21756, the sequence GCCGAAGCCACCATCAACGCCCGTCCGCGCCAGGCGCTCACCGCGCCCCAGAGCGCGGTGCTCTATGATGGCGACGGCGCCAGCCTCCTGGTCGTCGGCGAAGACGAGCGCGTGCGTAAGGTCCCCGTCAAGACGGGCCTGCTGAGCGGCGATCGCGTCGAGATCGTCCAAGGCGTGCGCGGCGGCGAGCGCGTCGTGCTGTCGGGCGGGGCGCTGCTGCTGCCCGGCGACAAGGTCAAGGCGAGCGACGGGGCGGTCGCGCAGGCCGCGCATCCGGGGGTGGGCCTGTGATCCTTCGCGTCTCGGCCTGGTCCATCCGCAACCCGATTCCGGTCGTCGTCCTTTTCGCCGGCCTGCTGATCGCCGGCGCGGCGGCCTTCCTGCAACTGCCCATCAAGCTGTTGCCCAATACCGCCGTCCCGGTGGTGAGCGTCACCGTCACCCAGAACGGCGCGGCGCCCTCCGAGATCGAAAAGCAGATCACCCGGCCCATCGAGGGGGGGCTCGCCAGCGTCGCGGGGGTTCGTCACGTCAGCTCGACGGTCACTCAAGGAGTCTCCTCGACGGTCGTGGAGTTCGAGCTGGGCGTGGACCTGCAAAAGGCCGTCGACGACGTGCGCTCGGTCGTTGACCGCACCCGGGTTGAGCTGCCGCCGGGGATCGACCCGCCGACCATCGATCGGGTCGACTTCGACAGCGCCCCGATCCTGACCTACGTGGTCAGCGGCGGCGGCCTGTCGATCGCCGAGCTTTCCTGGTTCGTCGACGACACCGTCTCGCGCGCCCTGCAGGGCGGCAAAAGCGTGGCTCAGGTCAGCCGGGTCGGCGGGGTCGAGCAGGAGGTCAATGTCATCCTCGACCCGGACCGGATGGCCGCCCTTGGGGTCACCGCGCCGCAGATCAACAACGCCCTCTTCCAGGCCAGTCTCGACGACACCGGCGGACGTGCGGCCCTAGGCGGGGGCGAGCAGACCATTCGGGTCCTGGCGTCCGCCGAAAGGGCCGAAGCGATCCGCAACCTGACCATTCCCTTGGCCGGGGGGCGCTATGTGGCCCTGAGCGACGTGGCCGAAATTGCCCAGGGGGCGGCCGAGGAGCGCAGCTTCGCGCGCCTGGACGGCCGGCCCGTCGTGGGCTTCCAGGTCCAGAAGACCCGCCAGGGCAGCGACGTCACCGCCGAACGCTCGGTGCGAGAGGCGATCGCCAAGCTGCGCAAGGCCCACCCGGACATGGACTTCACCGAGGTGCTGTCGACGGCCAAGCAGACGCGCGAGAGCTTCTCCTCGACCCTGCACGTGCTGATCGAGGGCATGGTCCTGGCCGCCCTGGTGGTCTTCCTGTTCCTCAAGGATTGGCGGGCCACGGCGATCGCGGCGGTGGCCATGCCGCTATCGCTGATCCCCACCTTCGCGGTCATGCAGCTCTTGGGCTTCTCGCTCAACGGCCTGACGCTGCTGGCCCTGACCCTGGTCATCGGCATCCTGGTCGATGACGCCATCGTCGAGATCGAGAATATCGAAAAGCGCATCGAGGCGGGCCTTAGTCCCTACCGCGCCTCGCTGGTCGGCGCCGACGCCATCGGCCTGGCGGTCGTGGCCACCACGGCCACCATCGTGGCGGTGTTCCTGCCGGTCTCGTTCATGGGCGGTATCGTCGGTCAGTTCTTCCGCGAATTTGGCCTGACGGTGGCGATCTCGGTGAGCTTCTCGTTGCTGGTCGCGCGCCTGGTGACCCCCGTGATGGCCGCCTACTTCCTCAAGCCCAAGCCCCCGGGGCATGCGGTGGTGGAGCGCATGCCAGGCTTCTATCGTCGCACGCTCGACTGGGCGCTGAAGAACCGCTGGAAGACCGCGGGCATCGGCGCGCTGGCCGCGGTGGCCTCTCTGGGGCTGGCGGCGACACGGCCGATCGGCTTCCAGCCCACCCAGGACGCGGGTTTCTTT encodes:
- a CDS encoding efflux RND transporter permease subunit, with the translated sequence MILRVSAWSIRNPIPVVVLFAGLLIAGAAAFLQLPIKLLPNTAVPVVSVTVTQNGAAPSEIEKQITRPIEGGLASVAGVRHVSSTVTQGVSSTVVEFELGVDLQKAVDDVRSVVDRTRVELPPGIDPPTIDRVDFDSAPILTYVVSGGGLSIAELSWFVDDTVSRALQGGKSVAQVSRVGGVEQEVNVILDPDRMAALGVTAPQINNALFQASLDDTGGRAALGGGEQTIRVLASAERAEAIRNLTIPLAGGRYVALSDVAEIAQGAAEERSFARLDGRPVVGFQVQKTRQGSDVTAERSVREAIAKLRKAHPDMDFTEVLSTAKQTRESFSSTLHVLIEGMVLAALVVFLFLKDWRATAIAAVAMPLSLIPTFAVMQLLGFSLNGLTLLALTLVIGILVDDAIVEIENIEKRIEAGLSPYRASLVGADAIGLAVVATTATIVAVFLPVSFMGGIVGQFFREFGLTVAISVSFSLLVARLVTPVMAAYFLKPKPPGHAVVERMPGFYRRTLDWALKNRWKTAGIGALAAVASLGLAATRPIGFQPTQDAGFFYITLTAPPGASAAAMEQSVAAATRALMAQPETHHVMAVVGDGNALSEAILTVVLADHRARDTDTFMRQVRPLLRQIPDVRIATQTGFAAADVVITLTGDDPALLTRTQEQLMREMAALKEISGVRPAPAPQGKELVVRPHLDEAARLGVDARALASVLRVATIGDIDANVAKISQGERRTPIRVRLAREARQDPQVLGALRVPTLDGKSTPLSAIADFGFEAGPGQIVRQDRRRRASIEADLEGVTTGQAFAAIHALPTMRRLPPGITEVAAGDMEQTQEAFGGFVWALGAGVFLIYGVMCLLFHSLFKPITILSALPLVALGAFAGLALAGLPITLPVLIGLLMLLGLAGKNSILLVEFVIEAEKAGMDRWTALHEACRERGRPIVMTTLAMIAGMIPTALGLGEGAAFRKPMSIAVIGGLVSSTLLSLVLVPAAYEFVDDVERWLKARLSRLVTARSPGDDAPIVETAPGKALG